In the Hordeum vulgare subsp. vulgare chromosome 7H, MorexV3_pseudomolecules_assembly, whole genome shotgun sequence genome, one interval contains:
- the LOC123407615 gene encoding polyadenylate-binding protein-interacting protein 7: protein MTSLNKVVPNNGDARSMLPNKVTALNPNAAEFVPSCVIRPSYGNSTASDVSKSEFKGSPGKKILDRSESSKSNNSDDEAHQFWRKQLPDDIIPDFTSFEKIEQEPEELSLAGLSLNAPPFYGTKASRLSREQELSSSASNLELGHTNLFYEDNSQATFSTVGSSNWEQNYVGDLHFANENQDLHYDPTTGFTDSFASEYVAASDGLFDPLEYLASQFPGFSAESLAELYYANGCDFNHTIEILTQLEMQVDPTSNQTMNLIPSSPNFSTGDFPALPTAEDQNGFSKGDMDILGFFSGRNSSTISSGTGDFVSAVRKLASQNSGHGKFKKGPDYGNGVSTISVPKQYGFGTKTSSGNNKYQSVSSARATATPWLDTGDAVANMYSESREEARDFARVRNACFEQARQAYLIGNKALAKELSIKGQAYNSQMKAAHEKAREAIYRQRNPGSLQRGSDRLIDLHGLHVNEAIHILKIELGSLRSMARASGERMQVMVCVGTGHHTKGSRTARLPIAVEQFLLDEGLHYTQPQPGLLRVAVY from the exons ATGACTTCACTGAATAAAGTTgttccaaataatggtgatgCGAGGTCAATGTTACCAAATAAAGTCACTGCATTAAATCCCAATGCAGCAGAGTTTGTTCCTTCATGTGTTATTAGACCATCCTATGGTAATAGCACAGCTTCAGATGTAAGCAAGTCTGAATTCAAGGGGTCccctggaaaaaaaatcctagATAGGTCTGAGTCGTCCAAGTCTAATAACTCAGACGATGAGGCACACCAGTTCTGGCGTAAGCAGCTTCCAGATGATATTATTCCAGACTTCACTTCTTTTGAGAAAATCGAACAAGAACCTGAAGAATTGTCCCTTGCCGGGTTATCCTTGAATGCACCTCCATTCTATGGGACAAAAGCTAGCCGCTTGTCAAGAGAACAAGAGTTGTCTTCTTCAGCTAGCAACCTTGAACTTGGGCATACCAATTTATTTTACGAGGATAATTCACAGGCCACCTTTTCAACTGTTGGTTCAAGCAACTGGGAGCAAAATTACGTGGGTGATCTTCACTTTGCTAATGAAAATCAGGACCTTCATTATGATCCTACCACGGGCTTTACTGACAGTTTTGCTAGTGAGTACGTAGCAGCATCAGATGGCCTTTTTGACCCCCTAGAGTATTTAGCGTCTCAGTTTCCTGGATTTTCAGCAGAGAGTCTTGCGGAGCTGTACTATGCAAATGGGTGTGACTTCAATCATACTATTGAAATTCTCACCCAGCTAGAG ATGCAAGTGGATCCTACTTCCAATCAGACAATGAATTTGATCCCCAGCTCACCAAACTTTAGCACGGGGGACTTCCCTGCCCTGCCAACAGCAGAAGATCAAAACGGTTTCTCGAAGGGAGATATGGATATCCTTGGCTTCTTCAGTGGTCGCAATTCTTCCACCATATCTAGTGGTACTGGTGATTTTGTTTCAGCTGTTCGGAAACTTGCATCGCAGAATTCTGGCCACGGCAAGTTCAAGAAAGGCCCTGATTACGGCAATGGCGTTTCTACCATTTCTGTACCTAAGCAGTATGGTTTTGGTACTAAAACATCTTCCGGGAACAACAAGTATCAAAGTGTTAGTAGTGCACGTGCAACTGCAACTCCATGGCTTGATACTGGTGATGCAGTCG CAAACATGTATTCAGAATCGAGGGAAGAAGCTCGTGATTTTGCCCGTGTGAGAAATGCATGTTTTGAGCAG GCTAGACAAGCTTACCTAATTGGCAACAAAGCTCTGGCCAAGGAACTAAGCATCAAAGGTCAGGCCTATAACTCGCAGATGAAAGCAGCTCATGAGAAAGCTAGAGAAGCTATTTATCGACAAAG GAACCCTGGTTCTTTGCAACGGGGGAGTGATCGTCTGATTGATCTCCATGGCCTCCACGTGAACGAAGCAATCCATATCCTAAAGATCGAGCTCGGCTCCCTGAGGAGCATGGCAAGGGCTTCAGGCGAAAGGATGCAAGTCATGGTATGCGTGGGAACAGGCCACCACACCAAGGGCTCTCGCACCGCGAGGCTGCCCATCGCCGTCGAGCAGTTCCTTCTGGACGAAGGCCTCCATTACACGCAACCTCAGCCCGGCCTGCTTCGTGTCGCCGTGTACTAA